A genome region from Candidatus Woesearchaeota archaeon includes the following:
- the gyrB gene encoding DNA topoisomerase (ATP-hydrolyzing) subunit B — translation MEGSYDAQNISVLAGLDAVRKRPGMYIGSTGLPGLHHLVYEAVDNAVDEALAGHCTEVNVIIHKDNTASIIDNGRGIPVDIHPKFNVSALEVVMTKLHAGGKFDKDTYKVSGGLHGVGISVVNALSTSLKVEVYRNGKVNYQEYSIGKPLAPLKVIGDTTKRGTKITFKPDTSIMETDNFSFDILSSRLRELAFLNKGLKITIHDERVDKRHEFVYEGGIVSFVEYLNKNKTPINGVIYFEKEKDGTHVEIAMQYSDAYTEIIFSFVNNINTVEGGTHLSGFKAALTKSLNKYAEKNKLGDEKLSSDDVREGLSAVISVKVPEPQFEGQTKAKLGNSDVKGIVESIVNEKLGDYLEQNPQTAKIIVGKTLAAAKAREAARKARDMARRKSAFDSASLPGKLADCSNKDPAKCEIFIVEGDSAGGCFSGDTEVALADGRNLTFKELAEEHKQGRTNYCYTLDEEGSIKIARIENPRLTKRDAEVIRIVLDNEKEIICTPDHRFRLAAGSYVEAKDLDTSMNLAPLYRKTSSKGGPITIDGYEMVFDGARRRWVFTHMLSDEYNLKNHIYSVKDGSHKHHKDFNKLNNNPDNLARLPKDKHIELHAEMARKTLMRSDVQEKLRQIRKTPEFRNKIRESMLRIKEELSDRAKKQWGDTAYKQHMKKKFMEFYHDNEDYRRENRERLNQLQKEYWSSEKNREKRSQEVKEYFQNNPSKKHDLSAKAKKQWDDPRLVGWRSKKTKEQWTEEFRRKRKESYDQTYYHSSISLMKLLHELDALEYYDGVRTDHNNKNLLKMDTFRERFFSNDESRMIEAIEGYNHKIKAIIPSKQKMDVYDLEVPGTHNFALSAGVFVHNSAKMGRDKEFQAILPLKGKILNVEKSRINKVLANEEIMTLVTAIGAAIGEEFNIEKARYHRIIVMTDADVDGNHISCLLLTFFYRYMPKLIENGYIYLAMPPLYKLKIGKTSEYVYTDKDKDEFFKKHEGEKIEVQRYKGLGEMNPDQLWETTMDPKTRNIKKVKIEDAVEADETFTILMGDQVEPRRKFIEDNAKNVVNLDV, via the coding sequence ATGGAAGGAAGCTATGATGCACAGAACATAAGTGTCCTGGCAGGACTGGATGCAGTAAGGAAAAGGCCGGGAATGTATATAGGATCAACAGGATTGCCTGGACTTCACCACCTTGTCTATGAAGCAGTTGATAACGCAGTGGACGAGGCCTTGGCAGGGCACTGCACAGAGGTCAATGTCATAATACATAAGGATAATACCGCTTCAATAATAGACAACGGGAGAGGGATCCCCGTGGACATACATCCAAAATTCAATGTCTCTGCACTTGAAGTCGTCATGACAAAGCTCCATGCAGGAGGCAAGTTCGACAAGGACACATACAAGGTGTCAGGAGGACTGCACGGAGTAGGCATATCTGTTGTCAATGCCTTGTCCACGTCCCTCAAAGTAGAGGTGTACCGCAACGGAAAGGTGAATTACCAGGAATACAGCATCGGAAAGCCCTTAGCCCCTCTGAAAGTCATCGGAGACACGACAAAGAGGGGCACAAAGATAACATTCAAGCCAGACACATCAATCATGGAGACAGACAATTTCTCATTCGATATCCTGTCAAGCAGACTCAGGGAGCTGGCATTCCTCAACAAGGGCCTGAAGATAACAATCCATGACGAAAGGGTTGACAAGAGGCATGAATTCGTCTATGAGGGAGGCATCGTCTCTTTTGTCGAGTATCTCAACAAGAACAAGACACCGATCAATGGCGTCATCTATTTCGAGAAAGAGAAAGACGGGACGCATGTCGAGATAGCCATGCAGTACTCTGATGCATACACCGAGATCATATTCTCATTCGTCAACAACATCAACACTGTTGAAGGAGGGACGCATCTTTCAGGATTCAAGGCTGCGCTGACCAAATCACTCAACAAGTATGCTGAGAAGAACAAGCTCGGGGATGAGAAGCTCAGCTCAGATGATGTGAGGGAAGGGCTTTCAGCAGTGATATCAGTCAAGGTGCCAGAGCCTCAGTTCGAGGGACAGACAAAGGCAAAGCTGGGGAACAGCGACGTCAAAGGGATTGTCGAGAGCATAGTGAATGAGAAGCTCGGGGATTATCTTGAGCAGAACCCGCAGACAGCGAAGATAATAGTCGGCAAGACACTCGCTGCTGCAAAGGCGCGCGAAGCTGCGCGCAAGGCAAGGGACATGGCAAGGAGGAAGAGCGCATTCGACTCTGCATCGCTCCCGGGAAAACTGGCTGACTGCTCGAACAAGGATCCTGCAAAATGCGAGATATTCATTGTCGAGGGGGATTCTGCAGGGGGATGTTTTTCAGGCGATACTGAAGTTGCATTAGCTGATGGGAGGAATCTCACTTTCAAAGAACTTGCGGAAGAGCACAAACAGGGCAGGACAAATTATTGTTATACCCTGGATGAAGAAGGATCCATAAAGATCGCAAGAATAGAGAATCCCCGGCTCACAAAAAGGGATGCTGAAGTGATCAGGATTGTGCTTGACAATGAAAAAGAGATAATCTGCACTCCAGACCACAGGTTCAGATTGGCAGCAGGATCGTATGTTGAGGCAAAAGACCTTGATACAAGCATGAACCTGGCACCATTATACAGGAAGACATCAAGTAAAGGGGGCCCTATCACAATAGATGGCTATGAGATGGTATTTGACGGAGCCAGAAGAAGATGGGTATTCACCCATATGCTCTCTGACGAGTACAACCTAAAAAATCATATCTATTCTGTCAAAGACGGATCGCATAAACACCATAAGGATTTCAACAAGCTGAACAACAATCCGGATAATTTGGCCAGACTACCAAAAGATAAGCACATTGAGTTGCACGCTGAAATGGCAAGAAAGACCTTGATGCGCAGTGATGTCCAGGAAAAACTAAGACAGATCAGAAAAACCCCTGAATTCAGAAATAAGATAAGGGAATCAATGCTCAGAATCAAGGAAGAGCTTAGCGACAGAGCCAAGAAGCAATGGGGGGATACAGCTTATAAACAGCATATGAAGAAGAAATTCATGGAATTCTATCATGATAATGAAGATTACCGGAGAGAAAATAGAGAGAGACTCAATCAGCTACAGAAAGAATATTGGTCATCAGAGAAGAACAGGGAAAAGCGTTCACAAGAGGTCAAAGAATATTTCCAGAATAATCCCTCAAAAAAGCATGATCTATCTGCAAAGGCAAAAAAACAATGGGATGATCCAAGACTGGTTGGATGGAGAAGCAAAAAAACAAAAGAACAATGGACTGAAGAATTCAGGAGGAAGCGCAAAGAATCATATGACCAAACCTATTACCACAGCTCGATCAGCTTAATGAAACTTCTTCATGAGCTTGATGCACTTGAATACTATGATGGGGTAAGAACTGACCATAACAACAAGAATCTCCTGAAGATGGATACTTTCAGGGAAAGATTCTTCAGCAATGATGAGAGCCGGATGATTGAGGCAATAGAGGGTTATAACCATAAGATCAAAGCAATCATTCCGTCCAAACAGAAGATGGATGTGTATGATCTGGAAGTGCCAGGAACCCATAATTTTGCGCTTTCGGCAGGAGTGTTTGTCCACAACAGCGCCAAGATGGGACGAGACAAGGAGTTCCAGGCCATACTGCCCCTTAAAGGGAAGATATTGAATGTGGAGAAATCAAGGATCAACAAAGTGCTCGCGAATGAAGAGATAATGACACTTGTCACAGCGATCGGCGCTGCAATCGGGGAAGAGTTCAACATCGAAAAAGCAAGATATCACAGGATAATCGTGATGACAGATGCCGATGTCGACGGCAACCACATATCATGCCTGCTGCTGACATTCTTCTACAGATACATGCCTAAGCTCATAGAGAACGGCTACATATACCTGGCGATGCCTCCATTATACAAGCTCAAGATCGGCAAGACATCTGAATATGTCTATACTGACAAGGACAAGGATGAGTTCTTCAAGAAGCACGAAGGAGAGAAGATCGAGGTCCAGAGATACAAAGGCCTCGGCGAGATGAATCCGGACCAGCTCTGGGAGACCACAATGGATCCAAAGACAAGGAACATCAAGAAAGTCAAGATTGAGGATGCTGTAGAGGCGGATGAGACATTCACAATCCTGATGGGAGACCAGGTTGAACCGCGGCGTAAGTTTATAGAGGACAATGCCAAGAATGTAGTCAATCTTGATGTCTGA
- a CDS encoding diphthine--ammonia ligase — protein sequence MCGIIGYFGPELDKEKIRAAFALIESRGKDAYGYSNGSTVEIKKHIDRLSLKDTTNFFLHKLHSIVGSRPQPFKGKGIFIANCEIYNWEELDQKYDLGAGNDAELMFRLIEEKGTDALDEFDGVYAFAYWRDGKVILARDIIGERPIWVSRTTFAFSSEKKVLEAMGLDDAEELNPRKILTYKIKTKEKGYVEREFFKTEPQVKDNLQGIKKRLNGLLTNAISKRVPDTRIGVLFSGGIDSTLIAFILKELRVDFTCYAAGLVQEGLKEAEDLVHAEKIAKELGFPLKLITIGLDEVEAYLTKIVPLIEDSNVVKVGVALPFYLACEEAQKDGVRVIFSGLGSEEIFAGYQRHEQSQDINKECLHGLLKMYERDLYRDDVITMHHNIELRLPFLDKKLVGYALQIPAKYKIKDDVKKWIIREVAKDLGMKAEFAMRKKKAAQYGSNFDKAIQKLAAKQKKSKSGYLRDFYPTHNLKIGVLFSSGKDSTYAMHIMMKQNYEISCLISLKSKNPDSYMFHTPNIDMVKLQSEALGIPLILEETQGEKETELEDLEKAIIRAKTEYSIDAICTGALFSNYQRDRIEKICDRLGLKMFSPLWHKDQELEMREIINEGFKFMMSSVAAEGLDASWLGREITLTDVDKLVQLHRRIGLNVCGEGGEFESLVVDGPIFRKRIIVKESEVLTDGSNAKIIIKQAGLMEKT from the coding sequence ATGTGCGGCATCATAGGATATTTCGGGCCAGAGCTGGATAAAGAGAAGATAAGAGCAGCTTTTGCCCTGATAGAATCACGAGGGAAAGATGCATATGGATACAGCAATGGCTCTACAGTCGAGATCAAGAAGCATATAGACAGACTTTCGCTGAAGGATACAACAAATTTCTTCTTACACAAACTCCATTCCATTGTCGGAAGCAGACCACAGCCATTCAAAGGCAAAGGGATCTTCATCGCGAACTGCGAGATATACAACTGGGAAGAACTGGACCAGAAATATGATCTCGGTGCAGGGAATGATGCAGAGCTGATGTTCAGGCTTATTGAGGAAAAAGGGACAGATGCACTTGATGAGTTTGATGGTGTCTATGCTTTCGCCTACTGGCGCGACGGAAAAGTGATCCTCGCCCGGGACATAATAGGAGAAAGACCAATATGGGTGTCAAGGACAACATTTGCCTTCAGCTCAGAGAAGAAAGTGCTGGAGGCAATGGGATTAGATGATGCAGAGGAGCTGAATCCTCGCAAGATACTGACCTATAAAATCAAGACCAAGGAGAAGGGATATGTCGAGAGAGAATTCTTCAAGACAGAACCACAGGTCAAGGATAATCTACAGGGAATAAAGAAGAGATTGAATGGGCTGCTCACAAATGCAATATCAAAAAGGGTGCCTGACACAAGGATCGGGGTGCTGTTCTCAGGGGGGATTGATTCAACACTCATTGCATTCATCCTAAAGGAATTAAGGGTAGATTTCACATGTTATGCAGCGGGGCTTGTGCAGGAAGGGCTGAAAGAGGCAGAAGACCTTGTACATGCAGAGAAGATAGCAAAAGAATTAGGATTCCCGCTGAAGTTGATAACAATAGGCCTGGATGAGGTTGAAGCATACCTGACAAAGATCGTGCCGCTCATCGAAGACAGCAATGTGGTCAAGGTAGGAGTTGCACTGCCATTCTATCTGGCATGCGAAGAAGCGCAGAAAGACGGAGTCAGAGTGATATTCTCTGGCCTGGGAAGCGAGGAGATATTTGCAGGATACCAAAGACATGAGCAGAGCCAGGATATAAACAAGGAATGCCTGCACGGACTGCTGAAGATGTATGAGAGAGACCTATACAGGGATGATGTCATCACAATGCACCACAATATTGAACTGAGACTTCCATTCCTCGACAAGAAATTGGTTGGGTATGCACTGCAGATACCTGCAAAGTACAAAATAAAGGATGATGTGAAGAAATGGATAATACGCGAAGTGGCTAAGGATCTTGGAATGAAAGCTGAGTTTGCCATGCGGAAGAAGAAAGCAGCACAGTACGGCAGCAATTTTGACAAGGCAATACAGAAATTAGCAGCAAAGCAGAAGAAAAGCAAATCAGGATATCTGAGGGATTTCTATCCGACGCATAATCTCAAAATAGGTGTGCTTTTCAGCTCAGGCAAGGACAGCACTTATGCAATGCACATCATGATGAAGCAGAACTATGAGATAAGCTGCCTGATCTCCCTCAAGAGCAAGAATCCTGATTCCTATATGTTCCATACACCGAATATCGACATGGTCAAACTCCAGTCAGAAGCACTCGGGATACCATTGATACTTGAAGAAACACAAGGAGAGAAGGAGACAGAGCTCGAGGACCTTGAAAAAGCGATCATAAGAGCAAAAACAGAATATAGTATAGATGCAATATGCACAGGGGCCCTGTTTTCCAATTACCAAAGAGACAGGATTGAGAAGATATGCGACAGGCTCGGGCTAAAGATGTTCTCGCCGCTCTGGCACAAGGACCAGGAGCTTGAGATGAGGGAGATAATCAATGAGGGATTCAAGTTCATGATGAGCAGCGTCGCGGCAGAAGGGCTGGATGCAAGCTGGCTCGGTCGGGAGATAACCTTGACTGACGTCGACAAACTAGTTCAGCTGCACAGAAGGATCGGCCTGAATGTCTGCGGCGAAGGCGGGGAGTTCGAATCGCTCGTTGTCGACGGGCCGATATTCAGGAAAAGGATCATCGTCAAGGAATCTGAAGTCCTGACTGACGGATCAAACGCAAAGATCATAATAAAACAGGCCGGACTCATGGAAAAGACCTAA
- a CDS encoding DUF1653 domain-containing protein gives MKGRYRHYKGKEYEVIGIGRDSETLEDVVVYRALYDDARFGNNALWVRPKEEFFGDVEVNGKKKKRFEMV, from the coding sequence ATGAAAGGCAGATACAGGCATTACAAAGGGAAAGAGTATGAAGTGATCGGAATCGGCAGGGATTCTGAGACATTAGAAGATGTTGTTGTCTATAGAGCACTGTATGATGATGCGAGATTCGGGAACAATGCATTATGGGTCAGGCCAAAAGAAGAATTCTTCGGAGATGTTGAGGTGAATGGAAAGAAAAAGAAAAGGTTTGAGATGGTTTAA
- a CDS encoding Kae1-associated serine/threonine protein kinase, which produces MRKILSSGAEAVIYKNDISVIKDRVRKSYRIKEIDETLRRTRTRREAKVLQKLAEINFPAPRLISTDDRKMHIHMEYIKGDVLKETFDQDHKRFSEEIGKKVAILHNNGIIHGDLTTSNMISRDGIVFIDFGLSFFSKKYEDKAVDLHLLKQALESKHWRVFDEAFDIVKRSYSANADDAGQIMQRFEEVEARGRYKGKH; this is translated from the coding sequence ATGAGAAAAATCCTCAGTTCTGGAGCAGAAGCAGTCATCTATAAGAATGACATTTCAGTGATCAAGGACAGGGTCAGAAAAAGCTACAGGATAAAGGAGATAGATGAAACGTTGCGCAGAACAAGGACGCGAAGAGAAGCAAAAGTCCTCCAGAAACTGGCTGAGATAAATTTCCCGGCACCAAGGCTCATCAGCACAGATGACAGGAAGATGCATATCCACATGGAGTATATCAAAGGGGATGTGCTCAAAGAGACATTTGACCAGGATCACAAGAGATTCTCAGAAGAGATCGGCAAGAAGGTTGCGATACTGCACAACAATGGCATAATCCATGGAGACCTGACAACAAGCAACATGATATCCCGGGACGGGATAGTCTTCATCGATTTCGGCCTGAGCTTCTTCTCAAAGAAATACGAGGACAAGGCAGTTGACCTGCATCTCCTCAAGCAGGCGCTCGAGTCAAAGCACTGGAGAGTGTTCGATGAGGCATTCGATATCGTCAAAAGATCATATTCCGCGAATGCCGATGACGCAGGACAGATAATGCAGAGGTTCGAGGAAGTCGAGGCCAGAGGGAGGTATAAGGGGAAGCATTGA
- the hisS gene encoding histidine--tRNA ligase, with translation MTKIKTETPKGMRDFLPEEMIKREYVMERIKKIFEKYGFDPLETPAVEYAEVLTGKYGEDEKLIYKFFDKGNRELALRYDLTVPLARVMAANPNLPKPFKRYHISRVWRYDRPQKGRYKEFWQCDIDTIGSKSMKADAELIAVMTEVMKELGFKKFTIQINNRKLLNGIMLYSGLKTDKIKEALISLDKINKVGKLGVIEEMKNREIKEESINKIMELMVKEGSDEGILAELKDKVTDAEGMEGLKEMEELLSILKEMGIDKMYKLVLSLARGLDYYTGTIFETVVEEPSIGSLTGGGRYDTLIGRFSNNDLPAVGTSFGIERIIDVMKELRMGLPEQKTKSKVFAVNVTPDTEKDVNRIVSDLRAEGISAQSDLMGRPISKQIKFADSLGIPFVVIVGPDELKEGMVKLKDMKTGTEENIKVRELAKKLGI, from the coding sequence ATGACTAAAATAAAGACCGAGACACCCAAAGGGATGCGCGACTTCCTGCCAGAAGAGATGATCAAGCGGGAATATGTCATGGAACGCATCAAGAAGATATTCGAGAAATACGGATTTGACCCCCTTGAGACACCTGCTGTAGAATATGCAGAAGTCCTTACAGGGAAGTACGGGGAGGATGAGAAGCTCATCTACAAATTCTTTGATAAGGGCAACAGGGAGCTGGCGCTGCGCTATGACCTTACAGTACCGCTCGCAAGAGTCATGGCAGCAAATCCGAACCTCCCAAAGCCGTTCAAGAGATACCATATCAGCAGGGTATGGAGATATGACAGGCCGCAGAAAGGGCGCTACAAGGAATTCTGGCAGTGCGACATCGACACCATAGGCAGCAAGTCCATGAAGGCAGATGCCGAGCTCATCGCAGTCATGACAGAAGTGATGAAGGAACTGGGATTCAAGAAATTCACAATCCAGATCAACAACAGGAAACTGCTCAATGGGATAATGCTCTATTCGGGTCTCAAGACAGACAAGATAAAGGAAGCGCTCATCTCCCTCGACAAGATCAACAAGGTCGGAAAGCTGGGAGTCATCGAAGAGATGAAGAACAGGGAGATAAAAGAAGAGAGCATCAACAAGATAATGGAGCTCATGGTAAAAGAAGGGAGCGATGAAGGCATACTGGCTGAGCTCAAGGACAAGGTCACAGATGCAGAGGGCATGGAAGGGCTCAAAGAGATGGAAGAGCTGCTTTCCATACTCAAGGAGATGGGCATAGACAAGATGTACAAGCTTGTGCTCTCGCTCGCAAGAGGACTTGATTACTACACTGGAACAATATTCGAGACAGTCGTGGAGGAACCAAGCATAGGATCCCTCACAGGAGGGGGCAGGTATGACACGCTCATCGGAAGATTCTCAAACAATGACCTTCCAGCAGTCGGAACCAGCTTCGGGATCGAAAGGATAATAGATGTCATGAAAGAGCTCAGGATGGGGCTTCCTGAACAGAAGACCAAGTCAAAGGTGTTCGCAGTGAATGTGACACCTGATACAGAAAAGGATGTCAACAGGATAGTGAGCGACCTAAGGGCAGAAGGCATCAGCGCCCAGAGCGACCTCATGGGAAGGCCGATAAGCAAGCAGATAAAATTCGCAGACAGCCTGGGCATACCATTTGTCGTCATAGTCGGGCCGGATGAGCTCAAGGAAGGCATGGTGAAGCTCAAGGACATGAAGACAGGAACAGAAGAGAACATCAAAGTCAGAGAGCTTGCAAAAAAACTTGGAATATAA
- a CDS encoding type II methionyl aminopeptidase, with protein MYSDEELERFREAGRITAGAREYGKGLIRVGASLREVTDLIEEKIVGLGGDMAFPVQISFNHTAAHNCPGPNDGTLFSTGDVLKLDLGAHVDGYVADTAVTIDLGSHSKLVAASEEALKNAIRIIKPGVTLGAIGKVIQDSIVGYGYVPIKNLSGHGVGRFSVHTAPQIPNYDNGDDTCVEEGMVFAIEPFATDGQGMVVEGDSAEIFMIEDKKPVRSPITRLVLREIEKFNGLPFTTRWLTRKMPYFKVNFALKELTEKGILRLYPPLNDKAKGLVSQAEHTVLVTGGGCEVLTK; from the coding sequence ATGTATTCTGATGAAGAGCTGGAGAGATTCAGGGAAGCAGGCAGGATCACTGCCGGGGCAAGGGAATATGGTAAGGGCCTGATAAGGGTCGGCGCTTCCCTGAGGGAAGTCACTGACCTTATTGAAGAAAAGATTGTCGGGCTTGGGGGAGATATGGCCTTTCCTGTCCAGATATCTTTCAATCATACTGCCGCCCATAACTGCCCTGGTCCGAATGATGGGACATTGTTCAGCACAGGGGATGTTCTGAAGCTTGACCTTGGCGCGCATGTCGATGGTTATGTGGCAGACACTGCTGTGACCATTGACCTCGGTTCTCATTCTAAGCTCGTCGCTGCTTCTGAGGAAGCCCTGAAAAATGCCATCAGGATAATAAAGCCGGGCGTGACTCTCGGCGCCATAGGAAAGGTTATTCAGGATTCGATAGTGGGGTATGGCTATGTGCCTATCAAGAACCTTTCCGGCCATGGTGTCGGGAGGTTCTCAGTGCACACCGCTCCGCAGATCCCTAATTATGACAATGGAGATGATACCTGTGTGGAGGAGGGGATGGTCTTTGCCATCGAGCCTTTTGCAACAGACGGGCAGGGCATGGTTGTGGAGGGGGACTCTGCTGAGATTTTTATGATTGAAGATAAGAAACCTGTGCGCAGCCCAATAACCCGGCTGGTCCTCAGGGAGATTGAGAAGTTCAATGGGCTCCCTTTCACCACAAGGTGGCTCACAAGGAAGATGCCTTACTTCAAGGTGAATTTTGCCCTGAAAGAACTGACTGAGAAAGGCATTCTCAGGCTTTATCCTCCTCTCAATGACAAGGCAAAGGGCCTGGTCAGCCAGGCAGAGCACACTGTGCTTGTCACAGGGGGTGGATGCGAAGTATTGACAAAGTGA